The Candidatus Micrarchaeota archaeon nucleotide sequence ATAGTCGCAAAACTTATGAACAATAAACCTAAGATAGTTATCTCTAGGACCCTCAAAAAGGTACAAGAGCAAAAGAACTGGAAGAATGTGAAGCTCATGAATAAGTTTGATCCAAAAGAGATAATCAAACTGAAGAGGCAAAAAGGCAACGGAATATGGGTCGGCGGATCTGATCTTGCCGTATCTTTCATAAAGTCAGGACTTATAGACGAATTTAGGTTCATGATAATGCCTGTTGCAATAGGAAAAGGCACGCCACTTTTCAAGAAATTGGGCAGAAGACTTAACCTGAAGCTCGTAAAAACACAAAGATTCAAATCGGGAAACATGCTTCTTTATTATAGATCTCCAAAATTAGGTAAATAGTCTTTGGTAATACTCTTGTATAGGGTTATTGCATATGGCAATAAAACCGATAATTCTTAGATAAGCGTGAGGGGCTTTAGCGCCTGTCGGGCTGGAGACCTCCCGGGGCTATC carries:
- a CDS encoding dihydrofolate reductase, producing the protein MRKIYLFLNLSIDGYFEGPNHDLSWHKVDKEFNKFAITQLNEADLIIFGRRTYQLMESFWPKAQDDPTISKEDLIVAKLMNNKPKIVISRTLKKVQEQKNWKNVKLMNKFDPKEIIKLKRQKGNGIWVGGSDLAVSFIKSGLIDEFRFMIMPVAIGKGTPLFKKLGRRLNLKLVKTQRFKSGNMLLYYRSPKLGK